The DNA sequence CAATATACGCCAACAAGGAAGAAAGGCCAACATCCTCAGCTGCCCCGCGCACGGACAAGGCATGCTCCACCTGCCTTCCCCATTCGGCCGACTCTTCGGCATAGCGGCAAAGCGCGGCGGCGTATACGTCATCAACAAGGCGCTGAAGCTCGCGGACGGCCTCTTCCGTCCACTCGCCGTCATGCGCGGCAATGAACCCGCACAGCGACGAAGCGCCATCCGTGCTGGCTCCGCGCAACGCCAACGCTTTCTCAACTTGTCTTGCCCATTCGTTCACCTCAGCGGCATACTGGGCGAACTTCTCTTGATCGTTCATTTGGTAAAAACCTCCTCCTGCTTTTTTCGCCATATCGTATGCCTGCTTGCGGAAATCGTTCTTGTCCGCATTCACCCAAATTTTTGGCTGCTCATACATAGAGGAGCGAGGGCATACTCAGCTGAAAAAACAGAAGGAGGGGAAAAGCATCTATTACGTCCAAGGCATGCAGTCGCCGCTGATGGCCGACCATATGGCGCGCGAAGAATGTTACTACTTGCAAAAGCTGGCGGAAACGACCGGCGAAGTGAAAGCTCCGGCCTGCGATCCGACCAAGCCGCGCACACAATAGTCCATAAGAAAAAAAGCGGTTCGCCCGAAGGAACCGCTTTTTCTTGCCCGTATAGCCGTTTTGCCGGCCCCGCCAAGCACGGAACACACGGCTTTTGTTTCACTGCGGCGCGCGCTCTGGCAAGCGGCACTCGCCGGTTTCCGCCCATTCGCTGACAAGCGCCTGCAGCGTTTTGGCGTCTACCTCAGCAAAATAACGGCGCAATTCCTCTTCATCATGAATGTAGACGCGCTTTCGCTTCCGATACGCCGGATTTTTCCATAAACAGACAAAAGCAATGATGTCGCGCAAACGAATGTCGCGCCCGTTAGCCGTAAACAGTGGATCGCTTTCATACGGCAGCCAATCAAGCAGCGCCGCCTCAAAATGGCGCAAATACAACACAGACAGCGTCCGCTCTTCGCCGCCGTCGCGGTACGTGACTTCCGATCGGTTGAAGTAGTCCTCAAACGTATTCGACTGCGATTTTTGCAATTCTTCGCCGTGCAGGCGGCAAATGTTCATGAGCGCACCCCTTCCCGGTCAGCCGTTTTTTCTTTAGTTTACCATATTACGGCTGTCCGTCGCTCAAATTTTCCGCCAATTTTCCGAAAAACAAGTCAGCTTCCCGCTCAACCTCGCCATCGTCCGTCCATTCTGGCAGCGGCGGCAGTTCTTCAATCGTTTTCAGGCCGAAATAGTCGAGAAATTCGGCCGTCGTCCCGTATAAAATCGGCCGCCCAGTCCCTTCGGCGCGGCCGACTTCTTTAATGAGCGCCCGCGCCATGAGTGTCTGCAGCGGCTTGTCGCTTTTCACGCCGCGGATTTCCTCGATTTCAGCGCGCGTAATCGGCTGGCGGTAGGCGATAATGGCGAGCGTCTCGAGCGCCGCCTGCGACAGCGGCGACGCTCCCGGCGCTTCGACCAGCTTTTTCAAATACGGAGCATACTCTTTCTTCGTCGCCAATAAAAACACGCCGCCCAGCTCGACCAGCTGAATGCCGCGTTCTTCGCGGCAGCAGTCTTCCTGGAGCGCCGCCATCACTGCTTTCGCCTCCGGCTCGCCAATATCCAAAACAGCGGCAATTTGGGCAAGCGACAGCCCCTCGTCGCCAGCGGCAAACAACAGCGCTTCCACGATCGCTTTGAATGGAGCCGGCGCACCAGCAGCGCTGTTTGTTTTCATTTCCTTTTGGTCCATTCTCCCTTCTCCCCTTTCCTTTTTCACCGTTTTGATCGCAACTGCAGCCATCTTGCGGCTTCCCGGCATTTTCCGCGAAAATGCAGGACTGGCGCGTGATTTTCATCCCCGGGTGAAGGGCAAAACGTTGCCCATGAGACTTTTTCGTGAAGATGCGCATGCCTTGAGCAGACATTTTCACGCCTGGGCGAAGAGCAAAACTTGCTCATGAGCCTTTTCCGAATCAGCAGCTGTCCGTCTCTCCTTCGCACCGACCATCAGCCGATGGGCCCAGCAGGCAAAAGGAAAGCGGTCCGCCATCGCGAACCGCCTCAACCGGCCAGATGATTGGCGGCGAGAAACAAATCGCTGAAATTCCGCTCTTGCTCAACGATGATTTTATTTTGTTTCATTAATTCCAAAATAGCCAAAAAAGTGACAACGATATACGAACGGTCGCAGGACGGAAATAACTCATAAAAGTTTTTCCGTTCTTTCGCCTGCTGCAGTTCATGCAAAATTTCCGCCATCCGCTTTTCAACGGAAATATCTTGGCGGGCAATTTTCGTCCGCATCGGTTTTTGCAGTTTTTTGCGGCGCAACAGTTTTGACAGGGCGCCGAGCATATCGTAGACGTTGACATCAAGCGGCGCGGACGCTTTTTTTTCATCGGCGTACGCGCTCAAGTCACTCGGGGGTTTTGTAAACAGAAGCGCCCGTTCTTCTTCGCGCCGCTTCAGCTCGCGTGCAGCTTCCTTAAACTTTTTGTACTCAAGAAGCCGCTGCATCAGCTCTTCGCGCGGATCGTCCGCCTCGGCGAATTCCAAGCTGTCGTCTTCGGCGTGTTCGTCGGACACCGGCAGCAGCATTTTGCTTTTCATCGCCAACAGCGTAGCCGCCATAACCAAATATTCGCTGGCGATATCAAGCTCAAGCTCTTGCATGGCGTGAATGTACGCCATATACTGTTCCGTAATTTGCGCCACCGGAATGTTGTAAATATCGATCTCATAGCGGTTGATTAAATGCAAAAGCAAGTCAAGCGGCCCTTCAAACGCTTCAATTTTGACGTTATACGGCACTTGCACATCCATCCCACCATTTTTCCGCAGCCATTCCCCGCGCCGATGCGCACATTGGAGAACCTTGCTGGCAATATACTTATTGTATCATAATTCCGCGGCGAAGCGAACGGAAATGAGACGGTTTTTGCCTCGAACGCCATGAAAACGTATAATACAAGGAGAGCCCTGCCGCAACGCCGGCAGCTGCACGGCTTTGCCTGGCAACAAGGTCGCCTACCGCGAAACACGCCTCGGCGAAAGGAACGATGGCCCATGTATCCAAAAGCATATATCGACTATTTAGTCCATTTCCATGGCGACCGCGATTATTTCGAATGTCATGAGATTTTAGAAGAACAATGGAAGCGCGACGGACGGAAACGGGAATGGCTCATTCTCATCCAAATTGCCGTCGCCTTTTACCACTACCGGCGCGGCAACAGTTCCGGCGCGCTCCGCCTTATCAAACGGGCGCGGACGTTGCTTGAGGAGGCGCGCGGGATGATCCGCCGGCTCGGCCTTGACGAGAAGGAGTTGGCCGTGCTGCTTGAAGAGGCCGCCGAGCGGATTGCCCGCGGCGAACCGTATGAAAGCATTGAGCTGCCGATTCGCGACCGCTCCCTGTACGAACAGTGCCAAGCCGCCTGCGCCGAGCGGCAGCTTGTTTGGGGGCAGGCGAGCGATCTCACTGATATCGACCTTGTAGACAAACACCGGCGGCGCGACCGTTCGGACGTCATCGCCGCCCGCGAACAAAAAAAGCGGGCGAAAGCAGAAGGGACATAACCCCTCTGCCGCCCGCAACAGCGCGGCGTTGCGCCGATTTGTCTCGTTGGGCTAGCACGTTTGGCATTTATCGAAAAACGAGGCGGTCCACTCGTTCGCGCATAGCCGACGGTCGGGGTACGCCTCTTTCAACGCCTTGACCATCTGTTTTCCGATCCCTTGGTGGCGATGCGATGGATTGACGCTGATGTGCTGGATTTGCACAACATCAGGAGCGCACAACAGGACGCCGATAATGCCGACGATATCGTCCCCTTCCTTCCATAAAAACAGCTGCCAGTCGCTGTTCGTTTCATACTGTTTGATTGTCTGCTGGAGCCGTTTCAAATCTTTTTCCGTCGGCATAAACGACAACAGTCCCATGGCGATTTTCTCATAGTTTTTTCGATAACGGATCAACATAAAAATCCCTCATTATCGACAAACGCTTTTCCGAAAAGGAAAACACGTTGTCATTTTCTCTATACGTATTATAAACATTCTCACCGATATTGTGAACCATTTCATGCCTTTTTACACAAATGTCCGCAAAACGTTCGCCATCTCAATGGCCGAAACGGCCGCTTCCCAGCCTTTATTGCCCGCCTTTGTGCCGGCCCGTTCAATGGCTTGCTCGATCGTATCGGTCGTCAATACGCCGAAAATGACCGGGACGCCGCTTGAGAGCGCGGCGTGGGAGACGCCTTTGGCCGCCTCGCTGCACACGTAGTCAAAATGGCTCGTCGCCCCGCGGATGACGGCGCCGAGCGCAATGACGGCATCAAACTGCTTCGATTCCGCCATTTTTTTTCGCGAGGAGCGGAATTTCAAATGCGCCCGGCACCCAGGCGACCGTGATGTCATTGTCGCTGACGCCATGGCGCGTCAAACCGTCGATCGCCCCTGACAAAAGCTTGCCCGTAATGAATTCATTAAAACGAGAAACGACGATGCCGATTTTCAACCCGGTGCCGACTAAATTTCCCTCAAGAACCCGCATGTTTTTTCTCCTCCTGTTTTCAAAAATGAAGCATATGCCCTAGTTTTTCATATTTCGTGCGCAAGTATTTTTCATTTTCTTTTTTCGCTGGCATTTGAAGCGGCACCCGTTCGACAACTTCAAGCCCGTGCCCTTTCAAGCCGGCGATTTTGCGCGGATTGTTCGTGAGCAGACGCATTTTCGTGACGCCAAGGTCTTTTAAAATTTGCGCACCAATGCCGTAGTCGCGCAAATCGGCCGGGAAGCCGAGCTTTTCGTTCGCCTCGACCGTATCGTAGCCTTGCTCTTGCAGCTTATAGGCGCGCAGTTTGTTCATCAGGCCGATGCCGCGCCCCTCTTGACGCATGTAAAGCAGCACCCCACGCCCCTCGGCTTCGATTTGCCGCAGCGCCGCATGCAGCTGCGGACCGCAGTCGCACCGATACGAACCGAACACATCACCGGTTAAACACTCGGAGTGGACGCGCACAAGAATCGGTTCATCGGGAATAATGTCTCCCTTGACGAGCGCCACATGCTCCTTGCCATCAAGCACGTTCGTGTAGCCGACGGCGCGAAACTCGCCGAACTCAGTCGGCAGCCAAATGTCGACCTCGCGCTTCACTAGTTTTTCCCGCTGGCTCCGATAGGCGATCAAATCTTTGATCGTGATCATTTTCAATCCGAATTGGTCGGCGATTTGCCGCAAATCCGGAACGCGCGCCATCGTTCCGTCCTCTTTCATGATTTCGCAAATGACGCCAGCCGGCTTCGCCCCGCAAAGGCGGGCCAAATCGACCGCCGCTTCCGTATGGCCGGCGCGCCGCAGGACGCCGCCTTGTTTGGCAATCAATGGAAAAATATGGCCAGGCCGTTTAAAATCGCTCGCTTTCACATTTGGATCGAGCAACGCCCGAATGGTCGCCGCCCGCTCGTAGGCGCTGATTCCGGTCGTCGTCGTCTTGTAGTCGATGCTGACGGTAAACGCCGTCCCATGAGCGTCGGTGTTATGCGCGACCATCGGCTCAAGCCCGAGCCGCGCCGCCAACTCTTCCGTAATCGGCACGCACACAAGCCCGCGGCCATGGGTGATCATAAAATTAACGACATCCGGCGTCGCTTTTTCAGCCAATGCGACAAAATCGCCCTCATTTTCCCGGTCTTCGTCGTCGCAGACGATGATCACTTCGCCGTTTTTCAGCGCGTCCAGTGCCGCTTCAATCGTGTCAAACATCTGAAGTTGCCCCCTATCCCGTTTATTTATAGCCATGCCGCTCCAAAAATTCGCTCGTCACTCCAGAAGGCAGCTCCTCTTTCGCGGCAAGAAAAGCAGCGACGTATTTGCCGATCATATCGCACTCGATATTGACGAGGTCGCCCGGCTGCTTTTCGCCTAAAATCGTCGCTTCACGCGTATGCGGAATGAGCGAAATGGTGAACGTGCGCTCGCTCAGACCGAAAATCGTCAAGCTCGTCCCATCGACGGCGACCGATCCTTTATAAATCATGTACGGGCGAAGCGGGGGAGGCGCTTCAATTTCATAGTAGACGGCGTTCGCCTTCGGCCATCGGCGGACGATGCGCCCGACGCCGTCCACATGACCGGTGACGAAATGGCCGCCAAACCGCCCGCCAGCCGCCATCGCCCGCTCTAAGTTCACTTTCGATCCCGGCTTCAATGTTTTGAGCGCCGTCGCCTTGACGGTCTCCGGCATGACATCGACGGTAAACCGCCGGTCAGTAAACGACGTGACGGTCAGGCAGACGCCGTTGACGGCGATGCTGTCGCCGAGGCGAACGTCTTCGAGCACCCGGCGGGCGCCAATCGCCATCACGATGGCGTCGCCCGTTTGCCTCATTTGTTCAACCGTGCCGACCTCTTCAATAATACCGGTAAACATCCTTACTCCCCCCTCTTTTTCACCGCAGCAACGACTTTTATATCCGGGCCGACCATCTCCAACTGCCGGATGTCAAGCTCCATCACCTCTTCAAGGCGCGAGAAGCCGAGGCCGCCGACCGGCGTCGGCGCTTCGCGGCCGCCGATCAGCTTCGGGGCGATGTAGGCGACCACTTCATTGACCGCCCCTGCCCGGAGGAAACTGTCATGAACGCGCGAGCCGCCTTCCACAAACAGCGACGTAATGCGCTGCTCACCGAGCAGCCGGAGCACGTCGCACACATGAATGTGCGCAGCCGCCATCGGGATGATGCGCACCCCGAGGCGCTCGTATGCCTCGGCCTTTTCCCAGCTGATGCCGCTTCCGGTGATGATCCACGTTTCCGCCTCCCGGTCGGTGACGACATGGGCGTCAAGCGGCGTATGCAAGTTTGTATCCAAAATGATGCGGAGCGGATTTTTCCGTTGCTCCCCGATGCGGACCGTCAACTTCGGATTGTCCGCCAACACGGTGTTGACGCCGACCAAAATGGCGTCATGCTGGGCGCGAAGGCGGTGCACATCTTGGCGCGCCGCCTCGGACGTAATCCATTTGCTTTCCCCGGTCGCCGTCGCAATTTTCCCATCGAGGCTGCACGCGTATTTTAACGTCACAAACGGCGTTTTTGCCGCGATATAGTGAAAAAACACCCGGTTGAGCTCATCCGCCTCTTCTTTCAGCAGCCCGACATCGACCTCAATGCCCGCCCGTCGCAGCTTGTCGATCCCTTTCCCGGCGACGAGCGGATTCGGGTCGGTTGTCGCGATGACGACGCGGCGGACGCCGGCTTGAATGAGCAAATCCACGCATGGAGGCGTTTTGCCGTAATGGCTGCACGGCTCAAGCGTCACGTACACCGTTGCCCCGCGCGCCTTCTCGCCGGCCATGCGGATCGCATGCACTTCCGCATGCGGCTCTCCCGCTTTTAAATGGGCGCCAAGCCCGACGACCGCTCCGCCATTGACCACAACAGCACCGACGACAGGATTGGGGGATGTTTGCCCGATTCCGGCTTTCGCGACATCGAGCGCAAGCCGCATATAATGTTCATCGCGATACACCACACTCCCCCCTTTTTTCTAAAAAAATAAACCCCCGGAACTTCCCCGGGGGTTCGTTGATGAGAGAATGAACCATGATGTGCAGCCAAACAAACAAGAACACTTGTTCGTTAACTATGTCATACCGACCGACACAAAGCGGCCGCCGCTACACCAAACCGGCGCCGGCCGTCCAGGCCGGCCGAAAACAACCGTGCGCACATCGCCATCCTTCTCCCATCCAGACTATACTGTCGGCTCCGGAATCACACCGGATCGTGCCGATACGGCTCGCGGGCTGAGAGGCATAGCGCCTCATCACCGCCGGTCGGGAATTTCACCCTGCCCCGAAGGAGGCTTCACTATATTGTTAGGTTTATTATACCACAAGAGCGGCCGGAAATCATCATTGTACGACCCAAAACCAGTACGCCGCTCCCCACAATAGGCTCATCCCCAGCAAAATGAAAAACAAAAGCCAATTGTTCCGGCTTGTCCGCTCCTCGTCTTCCGTCCGTTGCTTACGGTTCGTCAAATACTTTCACTTCTTTCATCACGTCGCCGTTTTTCATCGTCTTCACGACGTCCATGCCCGATGTCACTTGGCCAAAGACGGTGTGCACCCCATCCAAGTGCGGCTGCGGCTCGTGGACGATAAAGAACTGGCAGCTGCCGGTGTCGCGGCCGCGGTGCGCCATGGACATCGCGCCGATGACATGTCGGTGTGGATTGTTGTCCGTCTCGCACGGGATCGTATAGCCGGCATCGCCCGTTCCATTGCCGCGTGGACATCCTCCTTGGCTGACAAATCCAGGGATGACGCGGTGGAACGTCAACCCGTTATAAAAGCCTTCGTTTGCGAGCTTCTCAAAATTGGCCACCGTCACCGGCGCTTCGTTCGGGAATAGTTCAAATTCGATTTTCCCACCGTTTTCCATCAAAATATATCCTTTTTTCGCCATGGTACTTCAGCTCCTTTTTTGCGCTTCAACCGCTTTTATCATATCATGATTCGAAAGGGAAAGAAAGCCAAAATGCCGCCTCGTCGAACTGCTCATTGTTTTTTTAATATAATATATTTATTATAATTATTTATATGGAATCGGAATGGGTACACTAGTGATGAATGATAGACGTAGCAAAACTGGCAAGGGGGCGTCCGACGGTGTTGTTGATGGCGGTGACGGTAATCGTCTTTTCTGTTTCGTTTCTCCTCATGCCAAAACGGCTTTCAGGCCTTGAAATGTATACAACTTCGCTGTTTGCGGTTTTCTTCGGCCTTTCAACGGATTTGTTTCTCGATGTCAAGTACCATTTATACGGGTATTTTGATGTTGGAGTCGACGGACTGGCCTATGTATTTATTGTTTTCATTTACGTCACCGTCAACCTCCTTGTTTTTAAACGGATACCCGATACATCGTCCGATTTGGGTGCAGGCCGCCTATATCGGCGGATGGTCGCTCTTTTCCTTTTTGTATGAAATGGGGCGCTGAGGACAGAAATTTTTTACTACCACGGCTGAAAGCTTTCCTATTCAGCCGCCTTATATCCGCTTCTGTTTCTGATTTTGCTTTGGCATTTGTTGTTCGTGCGCCGCTTGGCGGCGAAGGCAAAGCGCCGTTACGAATAGAAATTCACGCCAGCGTACGTTATAATGGTAGTGCATGGTTGGTAGATAGGAGGCGAGCAATGTGAAACGAACGATTGCTTCATCGCTGCTTTGGGCGATGCTGCTGGCGTTTCCGGCCATCGCAGCCGCCGATGCCGCGCCGGGTGATGTCATCGTCACGCTTGGTGAAAATTTGACCGCTGAACAAAAACAAAAAGTGCTGGAAGAAATGAAAGCGCCGGACGGAGCGCAGACAATCACGGTCTCGAACGCCGAGGAGCATAAATATTTGGATGGACTCATCCCGAAGGCACAAATCGGCACGCGCGCCATCTCATCGTCCATGATCACCATCGGTGAACCGGGCTCAGGGCTTCACGTTGAGACGCACAACATCACATGGGTGACGAAAGAGATGTATACAAACGCCTTGATCACCGCTGGGGTGAAAGATGCCGATATTTATATCACGGCTCCGTTTCCGGTTTCCGGCACCGCAGCGCTGACGGGGCTGATGAAGGCGTACGAAATTTCGTCCGACAAGGTGATTCCAGATGACGTAAAAAAGGTAGCCAACGAGGAAATGGTGCAAACGGCCAAGCTCGCTGATTCGATCGGCGCGGACAAAGCGGTCGCCTTGCTGGCGAAAATCAAAGAGGAAATCGCCAACAACCCGCCGCAAACGGACGCTGACTTGCGCGCCTTGATTGAAAAAATCGCCAATGATCTTGGCATCACATTAAGCGCCGATGAAATCAACGCTCTCGTCTCCCTTTTTCACAAAATGCAAAACGCCGACATCAATTGGGACCAAGTGAACGACCAGCTGAGCAAGGCGAAAGAGCAGCTGTCTGCGTTTTTGCAGTCAGAAGAAGGGAAAACATTCATCCAAAATTTGATCGACATCCTCAAAGAAATTTGGAATGCCATCAAATCGGCCTTTTCCGCCAACCAACAATGAGAGAAGGCGCCCTGCTGCATTAGGGCGCCTTCTCTTCTTGGCGGCGGCCGTTCTTTTCCAGGGCCGCCTTCATTGGTTGACTTTCGCCTTCAACGGCAAGTCATATTGGATCAAGTCTTCATACGTTTCCCGTTTGACGACGAGCTGGGCGTCGCCGTTTTCGACGAATACGACCGCCGGACGCGGCAGACGGTTGTAGTTGTTCGCCATCGAATAGCCATAAGCACCGGTGCAAAAGACGGCTAAATAATCGCCCGGTTTCGCTTCCGGAAGTGCGATGTCCCAAATGAGCATGTCGCCTGATTCACAACACTTCCCTGCAATGGACACAACTTCCATCCGATCGCCCAACACCCGGTTGGCCAGCACCGCTTCGTATTTCGCTCCATACAGCGCCGGGCGGATGTTGTCGCTCATGCCGCCGTCAACGGCGATATAGGTGCGGACGTTCGGCACCTCTTTTCGCGAGCCGATCGTATAAATCGTCGTTCCGGCATCCCCCACGAGCGAGCGGCCGGGCTCAATCCAAATTTCCGGCATCGGAAGTTGATGCACTTCCGCCTGTGTTTTCACCTCATCCACGATACAGTCGACATACGCTGACACCGGAATCGGGTCGTCTTCATCCGTATAGCGGATGCCAAAGCCGCCGCCAAGGTTGACGACCGCAGGAACGAACCCACACGTTTTGTGCCATTCGGCCAGCTTCGCAAACACTTTTCGTGCGGCGAGCACAAAGCCGGTCGTTTCAAAAATTTGCGATCCGATATGGCAATGGACGCCGAGCAGTTGAAACGCAGCCGACGCCATGACGCGCCGGAACGCTTCATCCGCTTGACCGTTATTCAAATCAAAGCCGAACTTCGAGTCTTCCTGTCCGGTTAAAATGTAATCGTGCGTATGCGCCTCAACCCCTGGCGTCACGCGAAGCAAAACCGGAACCGCTCGACCGGATGGCCCCACCAATTGTTCAATCAGCTCGAGCTCGTAAAAGTTGTCGGCCACGATGCAGCCGACCCCGTGTTCAAGCGCCATCGCCAGTTCATCCCAACTTTTGTTGTTGCCATGGAAATGGATGCGCTCCGGCGGGAACCCGCCGGCCAAAGCCGTATACAGCTCTCCGCCTGAGACGACATCGAGCGACAATTGTTCCTCAGCGGCCAGCTGCACCATGGCAACTGAAGAAAACGCCTTGCTGGCGTAGGCGACTTGCGCCTGCACGCCATGGCGGCGGAACGCTCCCTTAAACGCGCGCGCCCGCGCGCGGATCAAAGCAACGTCATAAATATAAAGCGGCGTTCCATACGTTTTCGCCAACTCGACCGTATCGACGCCGCCAATTTCCAAGTGCCCTTTTTCATTGACGCGGCTCGTCCCATGAAAAAACATTGAAATCCCTCATTCCTCATCAAAGTGGCGCAAACATGCATACCAAAAGCAAAAAAGACAGTTTCGCAACCGGCGCCTGCCTTGAAAAAAACAAAGCCGCAGAGCAATCAGCCCCGCCGCATGGCAGGCTGTCATACAGCCGCGTGCGCCCTCTGCATCGAGCGCCCGCCCTCCTTAGGCGGACGGACGACTTGCCAATGGCGCTTGCAAAGGTGCGAAACGTCAAGTATAACGTATCATAATTATAAAAAAGTTTCAATAGCGCCAAAAGGGAGAAAGCGGCCGTCCATATATGCCAATGGAAACGGCCGCTTGTGCGATGACGACCTGCGTCATGTCGGTTGCTTTCGCACGTCCTGCGGATGAACGATGCTCGGACGCACTTTCGCCCCGGCCGCCGAGCGGCGGACGACAATTTGCATAAATGCCGCCGGGTCAAACGGAATGAACGGCCATAAGTACGGCGTGTTGAGGGAACGGATGCTAACGAGCCAAAGCAAATAAACCGTCGCGCCGATGACGAATCCGGGCACCTTAAACAAGAAGACGAGCACGACGAGCGCCAGGCGGGAAATTTTATTGGCCACGCTCAGCTCATAGCTCGGCGTTGCAAATGAACCGATCGCCGCGACGGAAACATACAAGATGACTTCCGACACAAACAGCCCAACGTCAATCGCGATTTGCCCGATCAAGACAGCGGCGATCAAGCCCATCGCCGTAGAGAGCGGCGTCGGCGTATGAATGGCTGCCATCCGCAAAAGCTCAATTCCAAAATCAGCGATCAAAATTTGCACGATGATCGGAATATTCGTTTGCTTGTTCGGACCGATGAACCCCCACTCTTTCGGCAGCAGTTCAGGCTCAAGGACAAACAGCACCCAAAGCGGCGGCAAAAACAACGACGTCAAAATGCCTAAAAACCGCACCCAGCGCACAAACGTCCCGACCCCTGGCGACTGCCGGTATTCCTCGGCATGCTGGACGTGGTGAAAAAATGTTGTCGGCGTGATGATGACGCTTGGCGATGTATCAACCATAATGAGCACGTGCCCTTCAAGCAGGTGCGTCGCTGCTACATCTGGCCTCTCGGTGTAACGGACGAGCGGGTACGGGTTGTATCC is a window from the Geobacillus stearothermophilus ATCC 12980 genome containing:
- a CDS encoding spore germination protein, whose protein sequence is MPEKEKKPKAPIAKRLVDNAKFLQQRIGVGTSFDLGVRKIYILNREVHIYYCNGLCDTQYIIELLKQIVHVNDDERQASQAWQIIENRLVHQQVSPVTSLDEAVDKLLSGLIIVLIEGESTGFAVDVRSYPGRQPQEPDTEKVVRGARDGYVENIIVNTALTRRRIRDERLRFEILQVGERSKTDVCIAYIKDVADPGLVELVKKELQQINVDGLTMGDKTVEEFLVKQGYNPYPLVRYTERPDVAATHLLEGHVLIMVDTSPSVIITPTTFFHHVQHAEEYRQSPGVGTFVRWVRFLGILTSLFLPPLWVLFVLEPELLPKEWGFIGPNKQTNIPIIVQILIADFGIELLRMAAIHTPTPLSTAMGLIAAVLIGQIAIDVGLFVSEVILYVSVAAIGSFATPSYELSVANKISRLALVVLVFLFKVPGFVIGATVYLLWLVSIRSLNTPYLWPFIPFDPAAFMQIVVRRSAAGAKVRPSIVHPQDVRKQPT